From Papilio machaon chromosome 2, ilPapMach1.1, whole genome shotgun sequence, the proteins below share one genomic window:
- the LOC106716889 gene encoding juvenile hormone esterase produces the protein MAVALSVFSLCILGALAQTPQLRMVTIAQGTVVGSVAADGNYYEFHGIPYADSTSGSNRFKAPSPPPSFQSMFIANRKGVKCVRALGVGYEGTEDCLVADIYTPTLNNTDRLPVMVWIKGKEFDKIYEHDLSFTNFMERDVIIVSLNYRESILGFLCLGNEAAPGNAGLKDIVAGLRWVKQNIAQFGGDPDNISLFGHGSGAAAVDLVSLSPFADGLISKVISQSGTALSPWAVTRDNLKYAIEVAEALGHTINSIHDVTDAFKRTSVAALMAVINELDLTDNSLAFAPCLEREDIENVEPFLTKSPYTILTEGTYARIPFMTGFVDYEGTIRAEEALEDNWLEKMEESFDEFVQPDLKLEDNEDGLQTIQDIRSFYFRDNIINETQINSFLSYHGDTMILVSAIREASLRASSNSSVYLYQFSYKGMLGDPFVGPIEVNSAAHSEELAYLFYHESESQPSEMDLAVSDILVERWTNFAKTGTPESELSQVVWKPFTNSNSNYLRFLDDEEVNENQGGSLEVDLQNPHIETLLFWEQIYSKHFVDAKGRWDLADRGEDDDSDVIIDNGSGEEGSGEEGSGDEGSGDDGSGDEEGSGEEDDNEDDTNSASRLVGFTFLIVPIFALLNKFHMSHITL, from the exons GCACCCTCACCGCCACCTTCTTTTCAAAGTATGTTTATAGCTAACAGAAAAGGTGTAAAATGCGTAAGAGCTTTAGGTGTTGGCTATGAGGGTACAGAAGATTGTTTAGTTGCGGATATTTACACTCCAACATTGAATAATACTGATCGATTACCCGTCATGGTGTGGATAAAAGGAAaagaatttgataaaatatacgaACACGATTtgtcttttacaaattttatggaACGTGATGTAATTATCGTGTCATTGAACTATCGCGAGTCAATTTTGGGATTCCTCTGCTTAGGAAATGAGGCAGCGCCTGGAAATGCTGGACTAAAAGATATCGTTGCCGGTTTGCGCTGGGTCAAACAAAATATAGCTCAATTTGGTGGAGATCCAGACAATATAAGTCTTTTCGGACATGGAAGCGGTGCTGCTGCGGTTGATTTAGTATCTTTGTCACCTTTTGCTGATGGTCTTATTAGTAAAGTGATATCTCAAAGTGGGACTGCGCTGTCACCATGGGCTGTAACACGAGACAATTTGAAATACGCTATAGAAGTCGCCGAAGCGCTTGGACATACTATCAATAGTATTCATGATGTAACAGATGCTTTTAAAAGAACCAGTGTAGCAGCTCTTATGGCCGTTATCAACGAACTTGACCTTACTGATAATTCATTGGCATTTGCACCATGTCTTGAGAGAGAGGATATAGAAAATGTAGAGCCATTTCTTACAAAATCTCCGTACACAATTTTAACCGAAGGGACTTATGCTCGTATACCGTTTATGACTGGTTTTGTTGATTATGAAGGAACGATACGAGCGGAAGAAGCTTTAGAGGATAACTGGTTAGAAAAAATGGAAGAATCATTTGATGAATTTGTCCAACCAGATTTGAAACTGGAAGACAATGAAGACGGGTTACAAACAATACAAGATATACggtcattttattttcgtgataatattattaatgaaacgcaaataaacagttttcttTCATATCATGGAGATACTATGATTTTGGTATCAGCAATAAGAGAAGCTAGTTTAAGGGCCTCCTCCAATAGTTCTGTTTATTTGTATCAGTTTTCTTACAAGGGAATGCTAGGGGATCCCTTTGTAGGGCCTATAGAAGTAAACAGTGCTGCTCACAGTGAAGAAttagcttatttattttatcatgaaTCAGAATCACAACCATCGGAAATGGATTTAGCTGTAAGCGATATATTAGTAGAACGCTGGACAAACTTTGCTAAAACAGG GACGCCAGAAAGCGAACTCTCGCAAGTAGTATGGAAGCCATTTactaattcaaattcaaactaTTTGAGATTCTTAGACGATGAAGAGGTTAATGAAAATCAAGGAGGAAGCTTGGAAGTGGACTTGCAAAACCCCCATATCGAGACTTTGTTATTCTGGGAACAGATTTACAGTAAGCATTTTGTAGATGCTAAAGGTAGATGGGATCTTGCTGATAGGGGTGAAGATGATGATTCTGATGTTATTATTGACAACGGAAGTGGGGAGGAAGGAAGTGGTGAGGAAGGAAGTGGCGACGAAGGAAGTGGAGATGATGGAAGTGGTGACGAGGAAGGAAGTGGCGAGGAAGATGATAATGAAGACGATACCAATTCTGCATCCAGGCTTGTCGGATTCACTTTTCTAATAGTACCAATCTTtgcacttttaaataaattccatATGTCACACATTACTTTATAG